The Halomicronema hongdechloris C2206 genome includes a window with the following:
- a CDS encoding TIR domain-containing protein — MNPIQDAFISYGRADSKQFVRKLSDRLLESGIEVWVDFEDIPLGVDYQKQIDDAIDKADNFIFVIAPHSINSAYCLLEVERALKHNKRIIPLLHVEQISYDTWKERNPEGTAADWDTFRSAGKHSSFPNMHPAISKINWVYCREGIDDFDQSFQGLLDIFQRSRDYVRQHTTLLSQALTWERNQRQIQYLLAGESLQQAEAWLKTRFREVQSPCWPTDLQCEFITESIKNANNYMTQAFLSHAEEDAAIAREVHLSLRRMGFTTWTSWSDIRTGVDFQAAIDLGIEAADNLIYLLSPASLRSHYCQYELNYALRLNKRIIPLLVRPVDLETVPEPLRVLQFIDLSDNTQPSDYWSDESDLIRALNREATYYDTHKRLLVQALKWQRQRQNPSILLRGYELRQAESWLTVAKQHPQHPPVSIQTDFIETSRQQPLDITIDVFISCSEKDLDFARRLNDTLQVQGESTWFEQSKWADNQEYRAQVRQGIENAENFILIVSPSSLTSTSCLEELDWAQTLCKRIVAVSYQPLAQLQIPTALAASLWVDFTAHDGDFLTNFGELYRMLKSNPEYVQAHTRLLVKALEWEQSGHDDSLLLRSRELTNASTWLQQAAQQTPPPTDRHRTYIQASQALPFRRIKLRSAALMGAMATVFVLAARLLGVLQGAELQAYDHLLRRQPNEAPDDRFLIVTVDENSGSLLRERLIAGDYAPTIGTIPDAALQETLRILAEHQPRLIGLDFYRDFPATPELANSLRSRDTIITLCKASYEGEGVPKSPEVPWERVGFSDLVSDTMTGPTYIRRHYIMQAPDPDFCNTPRSFSLLLASRYLKQEAAISRTDPLLPVGNTYEFRRDGLAFGETVISNLTLGRGPYYQDPDFFNGYQTLLNYRTGPNPDTGKARDPGQFAPRVSLADLLTNQVPRQWVEDRIVLIGYSDLADRNADYWQTPYGEVPGVILQGQMASQLISRVLDNRPLIRWWPLGAEVLWIAAWAMVGGLIFWRIVRSRRLIVAIVVSLGLLYGTAYILMVSSALWIPLVPPLITFLLTATGVAVLNHRLRNP; from the coding sequence ATGAATCCGATACAGGATGCCTTTATTTCCTACGGACGAGCTGACAGTAAACAGTTCGTCCGTAAGCTCAGTGATCGGCTGCTTGAGTCGGGAATTGAAGTGTGGGTTGACTTCGAGGATATTCCCTTAGGGGTTGATTATCAGAAGCAAATTGATGATGCCATTGATAAGGCGGATAACTTCATCTTTGTCATTGCCCCGCACTCCATCAACTCGGCTTACTGTCTGCTAGAAGTCGAGCGAGCCCTGAAGCACAACAAACGTATCATTCCATTACTGCACGTTGAGCAGATTAGTTACGACACTTGGAAGGAGCGAAATCCAGAGGGAACTGCGGCTGACTGGGACACTTTCCGCTCGGCTGGAAAACATTCCAGTTTCCCCAACATGCACCCGGCCATCAGTAAAATCAACTGGGTTTATTGTCGCGAAGGCATTGATGACTTCGACCAGTCTTTTCAAGGGCTGTTAGATATCTTCCAGCGGTCCCGTGACTATGTGCGTCAGCATACGACTCTGTTGAGCCAGGCCTTGACATGGGAGCGGAATCAAAGACAAATCCAATATCTGCTGGCGGGTGAATCGCTACAACAGGCGGAAGCCTGGCTCAAAACTCGTTTTAGGGAGGTTCAATCGCCCTGCTGGCCCACAGATCTGCAGTGCGAGTTCATCACCGAAAGCATTAAAAATGCCAATAATTACATGACTCAGGCCTTTCTGAGTCATGCGGAGGAGGATGCAGCGATCGCCCGAGAAGTTCACCTGTCGCTACGGCGGATGGGGTTCACGACTTGGACCAGTTGGAGTGATATTCGCACTGGGGTAGATTTTCAGGCGGCCATCGATCTCGGGATTGAGGCGGCTGATAATTTGATCTATTTGTTGTCGCCGGCGTCGTTGCGATCGCACTACTGTCAGTACGAACTAAACTATGCCCTGCGCCTGAATAAGCGGATTATTCCGCTGCTGGTGCGCCCGGTTGACCTAGAAACAGTGCCAGAACCGCTGCGAGTCCTGCAATTCATTGACCTAAGCGATAACACTCAACCCTCAGACTATTGGTCTGACGAGAGCGATTTAATCAGGGCTCTGAACCGGGAAGCCACCTACTACGACACCCACAAGCGGCTGTTAGTTCAGGCCTTGAAGTGGCAACGACAGCGACAAAATCCCAGTATTTTGCTGCGCGGTTATGAGCTGCGGCAGGCCGAGTCTTGGCTGACGGTGGCTAAGCAGCATCCCCAACATCCACCGGTTTCTATTCAGACAGACTTCATTGAGACCAGCCGGCAGCAGCCGCTTGATATTACCATTGATGTCTTTATTTCCTGCTCCGAAAAAGACCTAGATTTTGCCCGCCGCCTCAACGACACCCTGCAAGTGCAAGGGGAAAGTACCTGGTTTGAACAGAGCAAATGGGCAGACAACCAAGAATATCGGGCCCAGGTGAGACAGGGGATTGAGAATGCAGAAAACTTTATTCTGATTGTCTCCCCCAGTTCGCTGACGTCGACTAGTTGCTTAGAAGAGCTGGACTGGGCCCAAACCCTCTGCAAGCGTATTGTTGCCGTCTCATACCAGCCGCTGGCGCAGCTGCAGATACCGACTGCCCTAGCAGCCTCTCTTTGGGTGGATTTTACTGCCCATGACGGCGACTTCTTGACGAACTTTGGCGAGTTGTACCGGATGCTCAAGAGCAATCCAGAGTATGTCCAGGCCCATACTCGCCTGCTGGTTAAGGCCCTGGAGTGGGAACAGTCTGGCCATGACGATAGCCTGCTGTTGCGCAGCCGAGAGTTGACTAATGCCAGCACTTGGCTACAGCAGGCTGCCCAACAGACACCGCCGCCCACCGATCGCCACCGAACCTATATCCAGGCCAGCCAGGCCCTACCGTTTCGGCGGATCAAACTGCGCTCTGCCGCGTTGATGGGGGCCATGGCTACCGTCTTCGTATTAGCGGCCCGCCTGTTGGGGGTACTGCAAGGAGCTGAACTTCAGGCCTATGACCATCTGTTGCGACGACAGCCCAATGAAGCCCCAGATGATCGATTCTTGATCGTGACTGTCGATGAGAACAGTGGTTCCCTGCTGCGAGAGCGCCTGATTGCCGGAGACTATGCCCCGACTATCGGCACCATTCCTGATGCTGCCTTGCAAGAAACCCTGAGGATTTTGGCAGAGCATCAGCCGCGTCTGATCGGCCTCGATTTTTATCGAGATTTTCCGGCAACCCCTGAATTGGCTAACAGCCTACGCAGCAGAGACACCATCATCACCCTCTGCAAGGCCAGCTATGAGGGCGAAGGGGTGCCCAAGTCCCCGGAAGTCCCCTGGGAACGGGTGGGCTTCAGTGATTTGGTCAGCGACACCATGACTGGTCCTACCTATATCCGGCGTCACTATATCATGCAGGCCCCTGACCCTGACTTTTGTAATACCCCTAGGTCCTTTAGTTTGCTGCTGGCCAGCCGTTACCTAAAGCAGGAGGCAGCCATCAGCCGCACTGATCCCTTGCTCCCAGTGGGGAACACCTATGAATTTCGCCGCGATGGTCTGGCCTTTGGCGAGACAGTCATCTCCAACCTGACCTTAGGCCGCGGCCCCTATTACCAGGATCCAGACTTCTTCAATGGCTATCAAACCCTGCTGAACTATAGAACTGGCCCCAATCCTGATACTGGTAAGGCGCGAGATCCGGGACAATTTGCTCCGCGGGTGTCCCTAGCAGACCTGCTGACCAATCAAGTGCCTAGACAATGGGTGGAAGATCGCATTGTGCTAATTGGCTATAGCGATCTGGCCGATCGCAATGCCGACTACTGGCAAACGCCCTATGGCGAGGTGCCCGGGGTAATTTTACAGGGACAAATGGCAAGTCAGCTGATTAGTCGCGTGCTAGATAATCGCCCCCTGATTCGCTGGTGGCCCCTGGGGGCAGAGGTGCTCTGGATTGCAGCCTGGGCCATGGTTGGCGGGCTAATCTTCTGGCGCATCGTGCGGTCGCGACGACTGATAGTTGCGATTGTTGTGAGCCTCGGCCTCTTATATGGCACAGCTTATATATTGATGGTTAGTAGTGCTCTCTGGATTCCCTTGGTTCCCCCTTTGATCACCTTCCTGCTCACGGCAACGGGAGTGGCTGTTCTAAATCACCGACTGCGGAATCCTTAG
- a CDS encoding DUF928 domain-containing protein, with product MPTPTFRRRLVRRLVPLVLAVPIMAAIAPQAEAGLIERIQSIFGGGNTGGQVSNGRSRGGAIRREVCGQPVAGTSELGSTSESQQPNQGASQASAADVTTEPSSNMLVVLSPPTRQKTTQARPSFYLYVPYGQSAENIRLFFELSQINPEVPVPHAPRTIANLPLQLPETPGWVRFQVPEEIALEVGKTYAWNFNIQCVASESATATASAETVSEPESTSEPLDDSVDSSVDSNSAGFPIITSLPANSSGTSAQPSGQEDTLSVTADNSLETDGIWGQVERIEMPPRLMVRLDELAAREYFPVYLEYELWFEMVSNLATFQPPEWQELLANYEALLPSPAASDTTTADAEAVTTDTDTASPAESSEISAITADSEIELQVIRPLESLPIE from the coding sequence ATGCCTACCCCCACCTTTCGTCGTCGCCTCGTCCGCAGACTCGTACCCTTGGTTCTGGCAGTACCGATCATGGCTGCGATCGCACCCCAGGCTGAGGCTGGATTAATCGAACGCATCCAGTCTATTTTCGGTGGCGGTAATACTGGTGGCCAAGTCAGCAATGGCCGCAGCCGCGGTGGGGCCATCCGGAGAGAAGTCTGCGGGCAACCAGTAGCAGGAACTAGCGAGCTCGGCAGCACTAGCGAGTCGCAGCAGCCCAATCAGGGGGCCTCTCAGGCATCTGCGGCAGACGTCACCACGGAGCCCAGCTCTAACATGCTGGTAGTCCTAAGCCCGCCTACACGGCAAAAAACCACCCAGGCCCGCCCTTCGTTTTACCTCTACGTACCCTACGGGCAATCTGCCGAGAACATACGACTGTTCTTCGAATTGAGCCAGATTAATCCTGAAGTGCCTGTTCCCCATGCCCCCCGCACCATTGCCAACCTACCCCTACAGCTGCCAGAGACCCCAGGATGGGTCAGATTTCAGGTTCCCGAAGAGATCGCCCTGGAAGTCGGCAAGACCTATGCCTGGAACTTTAATATCCAATGCGTTGCCTCCGAGTCTGCCACTGCAACCGCGTCGGCTGAGACCGTCTCAGAGCCAGAGAGTACTTCTGAACCTCTAGACGATTCGGTTGATAGTTCGGTCGATAGTAATAGCGCAGGGTTCCCTATCATTACGAGTTTGCCAGCTAACAGTAGTGGTACCTCGGCTCAACCATCTGGACAAGAAGATACGTTATCAGTCACAGCAGACAACAGCTTAGAAACCGATGGCATCTGGGGACAAGTTGAGCGCATTGAGATGCCGCCCAGGTTGATGGTGCGGTTGGACGAACTGGCCGCCAGAGAGTACTTCCCGGTCTATTTAGAATACGAACTCTGGTTTGAGATGGTGTCTAACCTGGCCACCTTTCAACCGCCCGAATGGCAGGAATTACTGGCCAATTATGAGGCCCTACTGCCATCGCCGGCAGCATCAGACACCACAACGGCGGATGCCGAGGCGGTGACAACTGACACTGATACCGCCAGTCCCGCTGAAAGCAGTGAGATCTCGGCAATCACGGCAGACTCAGAGATTGAGTTACAGGTGATCCGCCCGCTAGAATCCTTACCCATAGAGTAG